One Cicer arietinum cultivar CDC Frontier isolate Library 1 chromosome 8, Cicar.CDCFrontier_v2.0, whole genome shotgun sequence DNA segment encodes these proteins:
- the LOC101495077 gene encoding uncharacterized protein gives MAPSHTFPLRWESTGHQWWYASPIDLAAANGLYDLVTELLHLDTNLLIKLTSLRRIRRLETVWDDEAQFEHVSKCRSHVAKKLFVECETENGKGKNSLITSGYGGWLLYTAASSGDVEFVDELLRRDPFLVFGEGEYGVTDMFYAAARSKNCEVFNLVLHFALLTKDCAIELDEVGGVFKREIVNRAIHAAARGGNWEILKKKLLLGSDSQILSYRDAHGCTVLHSAAGRGQVEVVRNLIDQSPDIINSTDSQGNTALHVACYRGHFPVVELLIEASPSLTMLTNHNGDTFLHMAVYGFKSPGFCRLDKHAELMKQLLLTEKITNMKDIINVKNNAGRTPLHVAVIHDVKCDVVESLMSVRSIDLNVRDTDGMTPLDYLKQRPISGTSEFLIKQLISAGGISNCEDCVTRNAIVNHMKTHHGVIGNSPGTSFSISDAEILLYTCIENSSDRIVNNDQASLETESNSFSIEVDNDSSSSCNSKTTSSVNSAAKRLKNLLKLHRKRETKASASEFEDDDNISVDSISSRKNLEDFPMTLRQRYSKNQCSLPNNKRTLSIRTLSLPNPTAKKYFTAGLMQGVIKVKPKLDNLSDSSNNKEKHVDTIGPSCSNGTLELKYNKQRTFNKKLMNRYFSFGAQGQALEDANSCTLSKHSSKVF, from the exons ATGGCACCTTCTCATACCTTTCCTCTTCGTTGGGAAAGCACAGGACACCAATGGTGGTATGCATCACCTATTGACTTAGCAGCTGCAAATGGTCTCTATGATTTAGTCACTGAGCTTCTCCATCTTGACACAAATCTTCTCATCAAACTCACTTCTCTTCGTCGAATTCGACGCCTCGAAACCGTCTGGGACGATGAAGCTCAGTTTGAACATGTTTCCAAGTGCAGGTCTCATGTTGCAAAGAAGCTTTTTGTTGAGTGTGAAACAGAAAATGGAAAAGGAAAAAATTCTCTTATTACTTCTGGTTATGGTGGATGGCTTTTGTACACAGCTGCTTCTTCTGGTGATGTTGAATTTGTTGATGAATTGTTGAGAAGAGATccttttttggtttttggtgaAGGAGAGTATGGTGTTACTGATATGTTTTATGCTGCAGCTAGGAGTAAGAATTGTGAGGTATTCAATCTTGTTCTTCATTTTGCTCTCTTGACAAAAGATTGTGCTATTGAATTGGATGAAGTTGGTGGAGTTTTCAAGAGGGAGATAGTGAATAGAGCTATTCATGCTGCTGCTAGAGGAGGGAATTGGGAAATACTGAAGAAGAAGCTACTTTTAGGAAGTGATTCTCAGATTTTGTCTTATAGAGATGCTCATGGATGCACTGTCTTGCATTCAGCAGCTGGAAGAGGCCAGGTTGAG GTGGTAAGAAATCTAATTGATCAATCACCTGATATTATAAACTCTACTGATTCTCAAGGCAATACAGCATTACATGTGGCTTGTTACAGAGGTCACTTTCCTGTGGTAGAGCTTCTGATTGAAGCATCTCCTTCATTAACAATGTTAACCAATCACAATGGAGACACTTTTCTTCATATGGCAGTGTATGGTTTCAAAAGCCCTGGTTTCTGCAGACTCGACAAGCACGCCGAGCTCATGAAACAGTTATTACTAACCGAAAAGATCACGAACATGAAAGACATAATCAATGTTAAGAACAATGCTGGTAGAACACCTCTTCATGTAGCTGTCATTCATGATGTCAAATGTGATGTAGTGGAATCACTTATGTCAGTTCGATCGATCGATTTAAATGTCCGCGACACTGATGGAATGACTCCTTTGGATTATTTGAAACAACGACCGATATCAGGAACTTCTGAATTTTTAATCAAGCAGTTGATTTCAGCTGGTGGAATATCTAATTGTGAAGATTGTGTGACAAGAAATGCAATTGTGAATCATATGAAAACTCATCATGGTGTTATTGGAAATAGTCCTGGAACTTCATTTAGTATATCAGATGCTGAGATATTATTGTACACATGCATTGAGAATTCATCTGATAGAATTGTCAATAATGATCAAGCAAGTTTAGAAACAGaatcaaattcattttcaattgaAGTAGACAATGATTCAAGTTCCTCATGTAACAGCAAGACTACTAGTTCTGTTAATTCGGCTGCGAAACGGTTAAAGAATCTTCTCAAGTTGCATAGGAAAAGAGAGACAAAAGCATCAGCCTCAGAAtttgaagatgatgataatATTTCTGTTGATTCTATAAGTTCAAGGAAAAATTTGGAAGATTTTCCAATGACATTAAGGCAAAGATACTCAAAAAATCAGTGTTCACTTCCAAACAACAAAAGAACATTATCTATAAGAACTTTATCACTTCCAAATCCAACTGCTAAAAAATATTTCACTGCAGGACTAATGCAAGGTGTAATTAAGGTAAAGCCAAAATTGGATAATTTATCTGATTCTTCAAACAATAAGGAAAAACATGTTGATACAATTGGACCCTCTTGCTCCAATGGTACCTTAGAGTTGAAATATAATAAGCAGAGAACATTCAATAAGAAATTGATGAACAGGTATTTTTCTTTTGGAGCACAAGGGCAGGCTTTGGAAGATGCAAACAGTTGCACACTGTCAAAACATAGTTCTAAAGTGTTTTAg